In one window of Calypte anna isolate BGI_N300 chromosome 1, bCalAnn1_v1.p, whole genome shotgun sequence DNA:
- the DENND11 gene encoding protein LCHN has translation MVERTDEAPLLFWAEGPAVSAPPPSAEAGSGGVGGGRRLGGSWSAAPWGGAEPAGPPRAEAEEDQIVAVFVVTFDPRTGNMVEWCLPQDIDLEGVEFKSMASGSHKIQSDFIYFRKGLCFGLACFANMPVESELERGARMKSVGILSPSYTLLYRYMHFLENQVRHQLEMPGHYSHLEAFYDDKKGVLPDSKGTPTSQQPVHWLPSIHRYMYPEMKITHPAGCMSQFIKFFGEQILVLWKFALLRKRILIFSPPPVGVVCYRVYCCCCLANVSLPGLGGTVPESKPFFYVNVADIEMLETEVSYVACTTEKIFEEKRDLYDVYVDNQNVKTHHEHLQPLLKINNADKEKYRRLNDQRQMLMYSQEVGEDCSSCEEDLFILFFMEQNNRIFQTLMEVSASQDKTLTADHARGMGLDPQGDRSFLMDLLEVYGIDVMLVIDNPCCT, from the exons ATGGTGGAGCGCACGGACGAGGCTCCGCTGCTCTTCTGGGCCGAGGGCCCCGCCGTCTCGGCGCCGCCGCCCTCAGCCGAGGCGGGCAGCGGCGGTGtcggcggcgggcggcggctCGGCGGCAGCTGGAGCGCGGCTCCCTGGGGCGGCGCGGAGCCGGCGGGGCCGCCGCGGGCGGAGGCGGAGGAGGACCAGATCGTGGCCGTCTTCGTGGTCACTTTCGATCCCCGCACGG GCAACATGGTGGAGTGGTGCTTACCCCAAGATATTGATTTGGAAGGTGTGGAATTCAAGTCCATGGCAAGTGGGTCCCACAAAATCCAGTCAGATTTCAT TTATTTCCGAAAAGGGCTCTGTTTTGGCCTGGCCTGCTTTGCCAACATGCCTGTGGAGAGTGAGTTAGAACGTGGTGCCCGCATGAAGTCTGTGGGGATTCTCTCCCCTTCCTACACCCTGCTGTATAGGTACATGCACTTTCTGGAGAATCAGGTCAG acACCAGCTGGAGATGCCAGGGCACTACTCTCACCTAGAAGCCTTCTACGATGACAAGAAAGGAGTTCTCCCTGATAGCAAGGGCACCCCTACCTCTCAGCAACCTGTCCACTGGCTGCCATCTATCCACAGATACATGTACCCAGAGATGAAG ATCACACACCCTGCTGGCTGTATGTCTCAGTTCATCAAATTTTTTGGTGAGCAGATCCTTGTCCTCTGGAAGTTTGCCCTGCTGCGCAAGCGCATACTGATATTTTCACCACCCCCAGTTGGAGTTGTCTGCTACAGAG TGTATTGCTGCTGTTGCCTTGCCAATGTTTCTCTGCCTGGTCTTGGAGGAACTGTGCCAGAGTCCAAACCATTCTTCTATGTGAATGTGGCAGACATAGAAATGCTGGAGACAGAAGTGTCATATGTGGCCT GTACAACAGAAAAGATCTTTGAGGAGAAACGGGACCTGTATGATGTTTATGTGGACAACCAGAATGTGAAGACACATCATGAGCATCTGCAACCACTCCTGAAAATTAACAACGCTGACAAGGAGAAGTACCGACGTCTCAATGACCAGAG GCAGATGTTAATGTATTCTCAAGAAGTGGGTGAGGATTGTAGCTCCTGTGAAGAGGACCTTTTCATCTT GTTTTTCATGGAGCAGAACAACCGCATATTCCAGACACTGATGGAGGTGTCAGCCAGCCAGGACAAGACACTGACTGCTGACCACGCACGAGGCATGGGCCTGGATCCCCAAGGGGATCGAAGTTTCCTTATGGACCTGCTGGAAGTTTATGGCATCGATGTGATGCTAGTCATTGACAACCCCTGCTGCACTTAA